The genomic stretch CTATATTTAATTGATCTAAAGTACGAGCAATGACAAAATCTACTAGATCTTCGATCGATTGGGGTTTATGATACCATGCGGGGATTGCGGGAACAATTTTTGCTCCGGCTTCTGCTAAATTAGTTAAATTTCTGAGATGAATTAAACTAAAAGGGGTTTCTCTCGGTACTATTACTAAAGGTTTTCCTTCTTTAAGTTGTACATCTGCGGCTCTTTCTAGTAAATCGGTACTTAAGCCATGACTAATTTTTGCGACAGTACTCATACTGCATGGTATTACGATCATTCCAAGAGTGCGAAATGAGCCACTAGCAATACTTGCTCCCACATCTCCCCAACGATGACAAATTAATTTTCCTTTCGTTGGTATTTGTAAATACGATCGCCAGAATTTTTCTTGTACTTCTGGATCTTGAGGTACTTTTATATTATCTTCTTCTTGCCAAACCATATAACTGGCTTTTGAAGCTACCACATTAACGGTATATTCAGCTTCTAAGAGATATTTAAGAGTCCTGACGGCGTAAATCATCCCTGATGCACCACTGATACCGATAATTATTGATTTACTCATTATTTATTTTCAAAGGCAATTATTGACTACTTTTTATTTCTTACTTCTTACTTTTTGTTAAATAATGCCCTCAAATTCTAATTCTTCAATCATTTGTAATCCACGAGGATCACCTAATTTTAATAATGCCATCTTAGCATCTTCTTTTACGCCTAAATCTTCATCTTCCACTAAGGCTTCAATTAAAGCATCAATGGCAGTGGCATAAACCACGTTATAAGGTAGTTCTCGACATAATTTGCCGATCGTCCAGGCAGAGTTGCTACGCACAGCAGGAATTTCGTCTTGTCTTAAAGAAATAATAACTACTGGAATAGCAATAATTGTATCTTCATAGTGAAGTTTCGCAATGTTAGCA from Geminocystis sp. NIES-3709 encodes the following:
- a CDS encoding flavin prenyltransferase UbiX, whose amino-acid sequence is MSKSIIIGISGASGMIYAVRTLKYLLEAEYTVNVVASKASYMVWQEEDNIKVPQDPEVQEKFWRSYLQIPTKGKLICHRWGDVGASIASGSFRTLGMIVIPCSMSTVAKISHGLSTDLLERAADVQLKEGKPLVIVPRETPFSLIHLRNLTNLAEAGAKIVPAIPAWYHKPQSIEDLVDFVIARTLDQLNIDCIPLKRWKEQLRIDNE